Sequence from the Heterodontus francisci isolate sHetFra1 unplaced genomic scaffold, sHetFra1.hap1 HAP1_SCAFFOLD_152, whole genome shotgun sequence genome:
gggggggggtggacccctattggtacacagctggcaggctggccCACACCCCTGAGGTCTACCAACCATCCTTGTCACTTTTTCGGTCCACTGTAGCCTTCTCCATTTACCAGATGTTTCGCAATCTCCTACCTGCTTGTTCTTTAATTGTCCAAtcgtcttgcaccatcatctctttcgTCATTTCATCAAACTTGCCCTCCACTCGATCAAAAACCTTCTCCTTTGCTCCTTCCTCCACCTAACATGCACATTTCCATGTCTTAAATAATGCTTTAAGGCTCTTAATATTTAATATTTTCCATTCCTGATGAAAGACTTTTTTCCATAAAATTTTGTCTGAAATGCTGAGCGTTTTCAACATTTTTTACTTTTATCAGATGTGCAGCAGTCACAGTACTTTCTTGTGGTGACATTATTTCGTCTCCGAAATTAACACGAcataggtgggggggaggggtttcagagttttAAATTTTCATTATTTCTTATCGGTTTCCCCTCCCTCACGTCAGTCTGAATGACAGGCTTGGCGCCCAGTCAGTCAGAGAGGATTCTGGAGCAGGCTTCAGGAACAGTGTTGTTCCAATGCTGATGCTTGGCTACTGGAGGAGCTGCCTGATATCGGAAGGGGGTGGGCGGGTTTGAATCGCCAATTCTAGAGGGGGAAAGGGTGGCGAAATCTCCGATCCCCGTGTTCTCAGTACCCAATGATGGGGAGGTGGTCTCCTATCCAGTAAGATGGAGAGTGGGAGTGTCTGCGCCCAACCCTTGCAAGAGGTTTCATATCTTTGAAAGTTGTCCCAGTCCGGGCAAGGCGTGAGTTTATGAAGACTGTGGGATCAAAGATACAAATGAATGGGGCCAGATCCCTGGGGTATCTCAGGCCAACAGCATGGTCTAGTCCCGCGGTGGGCGCATCCATTTTCGTGGGTGGTGTTGTCCCATTCCGTCAGGGTGCAGGCTCCAGTATTTGGGGTGGTGAAGTTCCATCTCGGTGGAATGCAGTGCAAACCCAAGCTACAATCCTAAGGGAGGACTCGGATGCTAGGGGTGCGGTTCTGGTTGCTAATTTCAGGTGACGTTGTTTGTGGCTTGTGAAACAGGTTATAGCAGAGACTTCCAAAATAATTAGAATGCTTAAATTGCCAATATTCCTCCTCGGAGTTGTTGTCTGCCCTCCCCCAATCCAGGATCCATTAAACGCGGAAGTGGGCAGCTCAGAGGTGGATTAGGATCGGAGTTGAGATTGTTAAGTTTTAACATCTGACTCGCTCCAACCCATCAATTTGTAATGCTGATGTCTTCCCCTAACTGTCTGCATCAGATACGGAGAATGTTTGAACAGATAATTTTCAATCACCTTTCCTTTctttctcttccagttaatttagtggcgattgtgatcctgtcccggggaaaatgcggcctctccacgtgcaccactcgctacctggtggctatggcaatGGCTGATCTACTGGTTATCATCACTGATATCATACTGTATCGTATCAGTATGTATTATTTCCCATGGTCTTTCCTGAGCATCACCCCTGTGTGCACTGTTATCATTGTCCTGAGACTTGCAGCCAGAGAGTGTTCTGTATGGTTCACAGTCACTTTctcatttgatcgatttgtggccatttgttgccagaagctgaaaacaaaatattgcactgagaaaactgcagctgttgtTCTCGcagcaacctgcattctgctctgtttaaaaaatattCCCTTTTACTTTACAGTTGAACCTGGACAGATAATCAACAATGTACCGTGGGACTGTTATCCAATTCCAggctattttactgagcccggatgggtgggatttgactggtttgatacagttttaaccccattgcttccATTTGCttcaattctgttgctcaatgctctgacagtcaggcacattttagtggcaAGCCGAGTCCGTAAGGGGTTGAGGAGtcggagcaagggagagaatcacagtgacccagagatggagagcagaagaagGTCTgtaattttactcttcaccatatctggcagcttcatacttttaTGGTTGGTGTATGTGATAGACTTCTTGTATTATAGCATTACAGGAACAGATGTTAGGAATTTCAACGATACTGAACTGATAATTAGAGAAGTCGGATTTATGCTGCTgagtttaagttgctgcacaaacacatttatttatggggcaacgCAGTCCAAATTCAGAGAACAGTTCAAGAGTATAGTGAAATACCCAGTTACATCattaattcaattaatgaataaaccaaAGAACTGAGAGCAGCCTAGAGGTGGGTTCCACAGTTACCAGTtatgaatgtaatatttaccccGAACGGCGACCCGaacggtgaatgaatggaaataaacAGGCGGCGGCGGGTTACATGCAGGAAAGAACAGCGAAGTGTTGGAGTTTTAATGACCGGATGAAGAGTGGGGGTTGAAGGAGAGGAATAATTCCATCTGCAGGACAAGAGGGAAAACAAAAGAttgagatgctggaaatcttttcATGTGAATTGATTAGTATTGTTTGTTTTAATTTCGAAAGCACTTTATTGAGTCTGTCTCCCATTTGTACCCGCATTTactgccatctctctctctgtcttcctgctccatTCAAAGACTGTAAAATACTTTatgtgtcatagagtcgtacagtatggaaacaggcccttcggccgacagcgtccatgccgatcataatgcctatctatactaattccacctgcctgcattaattccatatcactctatgccttgctcattcaagtacctgaccAGATGCCTctaaaatgtggctactgttcctgcctccaccacctcctcaggcagctcattccagatatccactattctttgtgtgaaaaataaaCCCATTTGATCTACTTTAAACCTCCTACAActcaccttcaatctatgccctctagttttagtcacccctaccataagaaacagactctggctatctaccctatctatgcctctcataattttatagacctttatcatgtcccctctcagcctccttcgctccagggaaaacagacccagccctatccaatctctctttataaatcaagccctccaaaccaggcaacatccttgtgaatcttttctgcaccttctctagcatAATCACATATTTGCtgcagtgcagcgaccagaactgcacacactactccaaatgtggcctaaccaacgttatgtacaactgtaacatgatgtcccaactcttgtactcaatgcctcggccaatgaccttaagcatgccatatgccttcttccacACCCTGTTTACCtggcactttcagggaactatgtacttgcaccccaaggtctctctgctcaacaacactccccagggaccaCTCATTCACTGTACATGTTCTGCCCTG
This genomic interval carries:
- the LOC137362484 gene encoding probable G-protein coupled receptor 139, whose amino-acid sequence is MHQAVDIIQQIYYTIVAIIGVPVNLVAIVILSRGKCGLSTCTTRYLVAMAMADLLVIITDIILYRISMYYFPWSFLSITPVCTVIIVLRLAARECSVWFTVTFSFDRFVAICCQKLKTKYCTEKTAAVVLAATCILLCLKNIPFYFTVEPGQIINNVPWDCYPIPGYFTEPGWVGFDWFDTVLTPLLPFASILLLNALTVRHILVASRVRKGLRSRSKGENHSDPEMESRRRSVILLFTISGSFILLWLVYVIDFLYYSITGTDVRNFNDTELIIREVGFMLLSLSCCTNTFIYGATQSKFREQFKSIVKYPVTSLIQLMNKPKN